The genomic window GGGTCTCATGATGGTGGCGGGGACGCTCGGTCTGCTCTACTTGAAGCGACGGAGCGACGCCGTGCCCGCCGAGCCGCGCATGGTTTCGATGGACGTGACGTTCCTGATGGCGCTGTTCCTGACGAGCGTCACCGGGCTTCTCTTGCTGGTCTTGAGAGAGACGCCGGCGATGGGGATTCTGCTCGCCGTCCACCTCGGCGTGGTCGCGGCGCTGTTCGTCACGCTGCCCTACGGGAAGTTCGCCCACGTCTTCTACCGCTACGCCGCGCTCATCAGGAACTCCCTCGAGGAACGCGCCGATCAAACCTCCGCCCACCACTAACTCCTCTACCCCCTCAGAGGAGGGCGCCGATCGTCCCGCGGTTCTGGGCGGAGAGCACGACGGGCACGGCGCGGCCCAGAAGCGCAACCGTGAGCGCCTCGTCCCCAGCCTTCCCTCGTCGACCACCAGGATGGCGTATGATAGGCGCGACCGACCCGGAGGCGCCATGAGCCACGTGCGCTGCATCGACAAGACGCGCGAACACTTCAAGGCCGCGAAAGATGGACACGGCGCCTGACCGGAAGCGCACGCAGGAGTTCGCCCGGAAGCTCTTCGGCTTCTACACGGGCGGGATGCTCACCCTGCTGGTGCAGGTCGGCCACCAGGTGGGCCTGTTCGAGGCCGCGGCGAAGGGGCCCGGCACCAGCGGCGAGATCGCCGGGCGCGCCGGGCTGGACGAGCGCTATGTGCGCGAGTGGCTGGCGGCCATGGCGACGGCGGGCGTCGTGGAATACGACGCGGCCTCGCGC from Candidatus Rokuibacteriota bacterium includes these protein-coding regions:
- a CDS encoding transcriptional regulator — protein: MDTAPDRKRTQEFARKLFGFYTGGMLTLLVQVGHQVGLFEAAAKGPGTSGEIAGRAGLDERYVREWLAAMATAGVVEYDAASR